DNA from Amycolatopsis sp. DSM 110486:
CTCGACTATGGCGTCGTCCACGGAGCGGTAGCTGCTCCAGGACGTGTCGTGCTCGCCGGTGCGGAGGATGTGCAGGAGGTCGTTGATGACTTCGCAGAGCTGCTCGCCACGCGTCATGGGTGGGATTATCCCCTTGCGGTGGGTGGCGGTGAAATAGCAGTGAGGGTGTTTTCCGATAATCGGAAAACACCCTCACTGCATTTATGGAGCGGATGACGGGAATCGAACCCGCGTATTCAGCTTGGGAAGCTGATGTTCTACCATTGAACTACATCCGCAGTGCCTCGTCAGCTTACACGGGAGCGTGGTCGGTGTGTCCAGTGGGGCGTGGGTTGACGGCGCCGGGGGCAAGTGACAACACTTGTTTTCGGACGGGGTGGCGGCGCCGGAGGTGGATGTGGTGGACGACCCGGTGTTGTTCCGGCAAGGCGGGTTTCGGCTGGTCGCGCGGTTGCGCGGGGTCGAGGGGCTGCGCGCCGGGGACGAGCAGGTGCAGCGGCTGAGGGAGTTCGCGCAGCGGCAGGACGCGCCGGCGGATGCGTTGGTGGAGTGGTTCGGGCGGGATGCCGGGAATCGGGCGCGGTTCGAGCAGGCGTTGGTGCATGGGGTAGGCCCGGAGAGCGACGCTGAGCTGCGGGAGTTCATGGCGGGCGTCGAGGCGACGCCGTATTGGGTGGATCGCGCGAGGCTGGAGCGTGGGGCGCGGGCGATCACGCGCGCGGGGTTGCTGGGGCTGTTTCCGCTGGGCGACATGTCGTTGATGGGCGGATATCTGGCGTCGCGGGCGACGAAGGCGTTGGTGGGGACCGGGGAGATCAAGAACCGGGCGCCGAAGCGGCTGGTGGAGACGGCCGCGTGGTGGATCGACGTCACCACGCCCGGGGCGATGGACCGGACCGCGGCCGGGTTCCGGGCGGCGGTGCGGATCCGCGTGGTGCACGCGCACGTGCGGCGGGCGATGAACCAGCGCGAGGACTGGGACTACGAGCAGTGGGACCGGCCCGTCAACCAGGTCCAGACCGCGGGCACGTTGCTGCTGTTTTCGCTGGTCTACGTCTTCGGCACACAGCTGCTCGGCCTCCGCTACACCGAACGCGAGCGCGCGGACATCCTGCACCTGTGGCGCTACATCGGCTGGCTGATGGGCGTCGACGAGGAACTCCTCCCCGCCGACGAGGGCGACGCCTGGCGCCTGCTCTGGCTCCTCGCCGCGACCGAGTTCATCCCCGACGACGACTCGAAACGCCTGGCCAAGGCCCTCGTCGAGAGCCACGCCGCGATCGGTGAGGGGCGTGGGGCGGCGGGCAAGGTGCTGGCGCACGTGAACGTCTCGGTGCACTCCGCGATCAGCCGGCTGGTGCTCGGCAAGGAGAACGCCGATTTCCTGGAGCTGCCGGACGACCCGGTCGCCCAGGCCGCGGTCGTGGCGGTGGCCGGGGTGAACTTCGCGGCGGAGACGGCCCGGCGGTTCATCCCGGGAGCGACGGCGCTGCAGGAGCTGCTCGGCGGGCTGGGGCGCCGGCGGTATCTGAAGCGGGTGCACGAGGTGTTCAAGGCGGATACGTCGTACGGGAGCGATGAGCGCGCGGCCTGAGTTCAGTTACCGTCTGAACCGGAATAGTTATCATCTGAACCAGCCTGATCCCACCTGGTTCAAAGCAGACGTTAGGCTGCGTCCGTGCTGCTCAGTGACCGTGACCTCCGCAAAGAGCTCGACGCCGGCCGGCTCGGGATTGATCCGTTTGATGCCGCGATGGTCCAGCCGTCGAGCATCGATGTGCGGTTGGATCGGTTCTTCCGGGTGTTCGACAACAGCAAGTACACGCACATCGACCCGCAGTTGCA
Protein-coding regions in this window:
- a CDS encoding oxygenase MpaB family protein — encoded protein: MVDDPVLFRQGGFRLVARLRGVEGLRAGDEQVQRLREFAQRQDAPADALVEWFGRDAGNRARFEQALVHGVGPESDAELREFMAGVEATPYWVDRARLERGARAITRAGLLGLFPLGDMSLMGGYLASRATKALVGTGEIKNRAPKRLVETAAWWIDVTTPGAMDRTAAGFRAAVRIRVVHAHVRRAMNQREDWDYEQWDRPVNQVQTAGTLLLFSLVYVFGTQLLGLRYTERERADILHLWRYIGWLMGVDEELLPADEGDAWRLLWLLAATEFIPDDDSKRLAKALVESHAAIGEGRGAAGKVLAHVNVSVHSAISRLVLGKENADFLELPDDPVAQAAVVAVAGVNFAAETARRFIPGATALQELLGGLGRRRYLKRVHEVFKADTSYGSDERAA